A stretch of DNA from Arctopsyche grandis isolate Sample6627 chromosome 6, ASM5162203v2, whole genome shotgun sequence:
CCGTATATTAATCAataagtaattttaaattaagaatTGAAAGAAACCAGAATGTAAtaggaaattatattaaatgtaaatatgttatACTAATTTTCTTATCTTTTAAATTTCAGATCTTTAAAACTGAGTTACTGGCTATTCAGGTtgcggtttattaaattaaaataaaagcaatggtcaaattaaatataacacATTTGAAGTTAGTCTTgtggtgtatttttttatacgcaCAAGTGTCGACATCCGCCCATATTCCGGAAAGTCAAACCTCAACAGGAAATCTAAAATCAGATAATTCTCGACAGATCCAAAACGACGACTCCTTGGTATTTCGGGACAATGATGATGATGGAATAATGCAGGCAAAATTAATCATTGATAACTATAGCAAAAACGATACTAATTGTCTTTATCAAAAGAAATTTTTCGTAGATGGCAAGTGTCACAGTCTTGCCTCACAAGGACCTTGCCCTACAGGGGAATGGTTAGTTTTAGATAAAAACGCTGATTACTCTCGAGTAGAGTTACCAATAAGACCTATTTGTAAAACAAAACTTTGTACAGAGAAAAACGAAGtaagtaatacatttatttattacctAAATAGaactaaaaaaatgttttcataatataattacctttttttctaGATTTGGTGGCCCGACCAGAATAAATGTTTACAAAAATCCCTAATCAAATCTCAATACTGTCAAAGCAGCTTCCAAGAAGTGACTTCAAAACCATTTGGCGATGGGTCATGTACTTGCATTGACAACTATGGCAAATTTGAAGTAAGATTTACTTACTCATTCTTacaagaaaatttaatatgatcAAATTTTGAATTCTCAATGAAAAATTTCAGAATGGAAATCAATGCTACGAATTTTATCATCGAGGACCTTGTAATCGTTTTCAAGTGGTGACATACGACCAATTTTCTGGTTATGCAGTATGCACAGTTGACAAGTGCTTGGTAGAAAACAGAAAATCGCTCTCCAGGCGTTCAATAGTCGAT
This window harbors:
- the LOC143913310 gene encoding uncharacterized protein LOC143913310, which produces MVKLNITHLKLVLWCIFLYAQVSTSAHIPESQTSTGNLKSDNSRQIQNDDSLVFRDNDDDGIMQAKLIIDNYSKNDTNCLYQKKFFVDGKCHSLASQGPCPTGEWLVLDKNADYSRVELPIRPICKTKLCTEKNEIWWPDQNKCLQKSLIKSQYCQSSFQEVTSKPFGDGSCTCIDNYGKFENGNQCYEFYHRGPCNRFQVVTYDQFSGYAVCTVDKCLVENRKSLSRRSIVDYLPKDTHHVGRYKDTNQNVVPENDSEYLFGVERSKRAGGEKEIYAPMIGDDKCYKLGSADPCVTYGKQSRFIVDQVSHVPSCSIMNSELNLIGAPLICPVDKANNCRQNVVIHQRDTVAYHLSLRGQAMKGR